The following nucleotide sequence is from Hevea brasiliensis isolate MT/VB/25A 57/8 chromosome 7, ASM3005281v1, whole genome shotgun sequence.
TTCCAGTTTTTGGCCTTTCCTATTTGTTTCACTAGTATAGGCGTTGTATTGATGTCAAATTCTTTTCTGCAGTTTAATGTTTGGACCAGATATATGTGGCACACAAACAAAGAAGCTGCACGTCATACTCTCATACCAGGGCCAAAATTATCCGTTAAAGAAGGATTTAGAATGTGAAACTGACAAATTGACTCATTTCTACGCATTTATTCTAAGGCCTGATGCAAGTTATAGCATCCTTATTGATGGCCGGGAAAGGGATTCTGGAAGCATGTACACAGATTGGGATATTCTTCCTCCACGAAAAATTAAAGATGTCAATGCCAAAAAGGTTTCAGTTTAAGCTTTGAGCAGCTCCATATATGTCTGGCTTTGAATTGCCTAAATGATTAAAATCTGGTAATTTTTGGTTTTCCTTATCCACATTTATTTCAATTTCTCACAGCCTAAAGACTGGGAATATAGAGAGTATATTGATGATCCTAATGCTGTAAAACCCGAGGTATGAAACCATGTATATTCTTCTTATTGATCATTCATTGTATATGTAATTGCAATGCTTAAAGTGCACTCTCACTTTTTTTATACTTTTAATATTGCAGGGATATGATAAAATTCCAAAAGAAATTCCTGACCCAAATGCTAAAGAGGTTagttgtttacttgtgatttttaCTTTTTGATGAAAACGAACAGTATGAATGCTGCCTGCGTCTTTGATGTTGATGTAACCACTTAGCTGATTTTTGCGTCAGTTGTGCCCTCCAAAGGCTGCTTTGTTATGCTGTACTTTTTGTTTTTTTGGCTTGGATGAATATGCAAAacacaataaaataagaaaagcTGATAcacctcattttcttttccttattaGCCTGATGATTGGGATGATGAAGTAAATGGTATATGGAAGCCAGCAATGATACCAAATCCAGCATACAAAGGACCATGGAAGCCCaaggtatttttattaattaaagctTAAACCTTTTGTTTATTTTAGTTTCTTAATTGGTGTAACTTTTGATGATACTGGCAGAgaatcaagaaccctaattataaGGGGAAATGGAAGGTTCCTTATATTGATAATCCAGGTATTCTTGTGATATCTTTGATGgaaagtaattaaaatttttggtctGAAAATTTGATATAAAGAACTAATCCacccacctttttttttttcattttctgctTAATATCTCCAGAGTTTGAAGATGATCCTGATCTTTACGTTCTTAAGCCAATAAAATATGTGGGGATTGAAGTTTGGCAGGTAGGAATTACTAAATATGCTGATCTGGACATGCCCTGATCTTCATGTTTCAACcagtgattttatttataatatgagCATGTCTTATCATGTGCTGGAATGCAGGTTAAGGCCGGGTCAGTGTTTGACAATGTTTTGATATGTGATGATCCAGAATATGCAAAAGAAGTGGTCCAGGAAGTATTTGCCAATAGGGAGGTGTGTTGATGCTGGTGGATGCTAGCTTCATAATGTCATATGTTAGTTACTTCAATGATGAGTTTTATCATATAATGCAGTTGCTAATTTAGATTTATCTTTTGGAACTTCAGATAGAAAAGGAAGCTTTTGAGGAAGCAGAAAAAATCCGAAAAGCTAGGGAGGAAGAGGTTAGTTTTTCTTGTCATCTGTTACTTTTGTAGTGagcttttaattttatcaatgatTTCTAAGTACTTTTGAGTCCTTGCATGTGCAGGAAGCTCAAAGAGCTAGAGAGGAAGGTGAAAGGAGGAGAAGAGAGAGAGGGTATGATCGTCGCCACCAAGACAGATATAGAGATAAATACAGAAGGGTTCGTACTTCATATGCCTGAATATTATTCCGTATATTTGGTGCATTGCTTACCTTACTACTGCAATATCTAGTTTCGTTCATGGATACAAATTCTGACTTATGATGTCTTATTTTTGCAGCATCCCCGTGATTACATGGATGATTATCATGTAAGCCTCAACCTTGCCTTTTTTACCTAATTGGATGTTGTCCATTCCACAGCTAAAACTTCTGAAAATactgcacaaaaaaaaaaaaaaaaaaaatcttgaaaaGAATAAATGTTTCTTTTTTATTTCATACCTTCTCTTTCGGGGCGATCACTCAGTTATCTTCAAGCTATTATTTCTAAAAAGAATCTTTTGTGTAACTAATATATTTCAAGTTCTGTTTTTCCCAACAGCAGGTTTAACAATAGTATCAAACAAACCCTATATTGATTCACTGAATTTCACTCTATATAGTATAGACATAGAGCACATGACCTTTTATTGTCTGGATTACTGTTAAGCACCTATTTAACAACATACATTTTTTTCTTAATCTGATATTCAGGATGAGCTGTGAATGGTTTTCATCTTCCTTCTTCCTTCTTCAAGCTCCACATGCTGCAGCCACTGCCTGGAATCTGAATTGAAACACAAATACCTTGCAATAATGTTATTTTGGCTTGATTCTTGTAGAATTTTCAGCTGCAATTGtactagaagaaaaaaaaaatgaatatatatatgTACTCTTTTATGCATCAACTTAGTATGGATTAAGAGATGTTTGACCTAATTTATAAAACTTAGCTTATAAGTACCATgaacttataagttaatttgagTTTATAAGTTAAAATTAAGTGCTTGTTAGACATTGCATTTGGAGGGCTAAAACtgtttttttgaataaaaatactATTTTATATACGGTTAAAAAAAGCAGTTtggaaaaaatattattttgttattttaatgtttttattattaaaatttattaaatttaattttaaattattttttaatattctctaattaatatatttaaaaaagtgat
It contains:
- the LOC110659924 gene encoding calreticulin-3 isoform X1; translation: MAQLGLDRIFTTLELSLLFLFVQCSVAEIIFEEKFDDGWQSRWVKSDWKKSEGKAGSFKHTAGKWSGDPDDKGIQTSGDAKHYAISAKIPEFSNKNRTLVLQYSVRFEQEIECGGGYIKLLSGFVNQKKFGGDTPYSLMFGPDICGTQTKKLHVILSYQGQNYPLKKDLECETDKLTHFYAFILRPDASYSILIDGRERDSGSMYTDWDILPPRKIKDVNAKKPKDWEYREYIDDPNAVKPEGYDKIPKEIPDPNAKEPDDWDDEVNGIWKPAMIPNPAYKGPWKPKRIKNPNYKGKWKVPYIDNPEFEDDPDLYVLKPIKYVGIEVWQVKAGSVFDNVLICDDPEYAKEVVQEVFANREIEKEAFEEAEKIRKAREEEEAQRAREEGERRRRERGYDRRHQDRYRDKYRRHPRDYMDDYHDEL
- the LOC110659924 gene encoding calreticulin-3 isoform X2, with product MAQLGLDRIFTTLELSLLFLFVQCSVAEIIFEEKFDDGWQSRWVKSDWKKSEGKAGSFKHTAGKWSGDPDDKGIQTSGDAKHYAISAKIPEFSNKNRTLVLQYSVRFEQEIECGGGYIKLLSGFVNQKKFGGDTPYSLMFGPDICGTQTKKLHVILSYQGQNYPLKKDLECETDKLTHFYAFILRPDASYSILIDGRERDSGSMYTDWDILPPRKIKDVNAKKPKDWEYREYIDDPNAVKPEGYDKIPKEIPDPNAKEPDDWDDEVNGIWKPAMIPNPAYKGPWKPKRIKNPNYKGKWKVPYIDNPEFEDDPDLYVLKPIKYVGIEVWQVKAGSVFDNVLICDDPEYAKEVVQEVFANREIEKEAFEEAEKIRKAREEEEAQRAREEGERRRRERGYDRRHQDRYRDKYRRDEL